The following is a genomic window from Patagioenas fasciata isolate bPatFas1 chromosome 1, bPatFas1.hap1, whole genome shotgun sequence.
CTACTTTTCAGGTCAGAGCACGTGGAAACTGCTCTCCCTGTGTCATGTAACTCAACGTCTTAGAAATCCAATGCATAAATTACATAAGGGGATATAGATCAATAATCCTTACTGAATGGTGTGTATCCATCACCATTATAAAAGCAGGCAGGCTAGCAGTGATGCTACGAATGTTGTAGGCTGTTTCTGTCATTCTTTCTGTAGAACAAACGTACTGGGTTAGACAGAAGGATCTGGTCCAGACCATTTGTCATGTCTCTGAAAAGACCGTAGCTGATGGTCAGAAAGAGGTTTTCCTCATGCAGAATGTTCTCTGCAAGCTTCTGGCAGTCTACTGCCTTGAAGACAGGTTAAATTGTATTTTGAATGGTTCTCATGGTTTTAGCTGAGCTacctaaaaagtaaaaatatcgTTGCTATGGTTTGTGTCCTGACatctattttgcatttttttcatttgagaGAGTTTGAAAATTTTCCAAACTATTGTGATGTCTGAAAGCAAGGGTGGTAAATTTTCATGCTCTAAATGGGAGATGGTGGAAGTTGTGGCAGACTGAAAAATGAGGACCTTAGAGACCTGGTGGTTTTCAGCATGAACCTTAGGGCAAGTTTTGCAGGAGTGCAATGGTAGGATGACAAAAACTTCCGAGCTGCTGAGGTAGAAAGAGGTCAGTGCTCTAGAATTCACACGGTATTATTTGCCCTTCCTGGCCAACATTTTTTGATGTTGAAGAACAATGTATCTTGGACATTGCATGCTCAATGGACAGCTAGCGAATTGCAGTAAAAAATGGGAAACAATCAACATAATCTTTATGGAGGTCAGAGCACCTGCAATTATCTGACAGTTGATGCATCTTTTTACCTAAATGCAGCATTTTCAGGAGAAGTTCTTAAAAATGAAatcataaaagaaggaaaaagaggacCTCTCAGAAGccaaactgaaaaatactgcactgagaaaataaaaataggccTGAACATGCCATCCCAGCTAAAAATTATGAATTCTGTTTTTCTAATTGGAGATGTTctgttcttttcctcctctcaccCATTTCACATACATCCCTAAGGTCCTAAGTCTGTTTTGAACTGCATGTCTGCCAGCACAGGCTTTTGACATACCCTGAAGACATTTCACTTCTGTCAGCTACAGTGAGAACCCATCCTGGAAACATTTGCATTGCTGGAAGGCAAAAGCTGGTTGGAAAAGTGATCAGCCTCTGCAGCAGTAGTACTGATGTCACAGATGGACACGCTGAAGTAACATCAAAACCAGGCTCACTTCTGTTACTGAAGCTTTGTGGGAATGAAAAAGGTGGAATACTGGTGTAAAACTGAAAAACTTAGCACAAAGTTTGCTTAGAAGTATTAACTAGAATGTTTTTGGCATCTTAGCTGGGAATGAGTGCGTCTCTTATTCCCTGACAATTCACTCAAGTGGCTCTATAGAAAGTGTGATCACAGACCACGCAGATGTGACTCTCATTGAAGTTACATGTGACTACTTTAGGACTGAGCTTACTCTTTTTGCTAGTTACGTGGGTGATTTTGGTGTTTTGTTCTTCTTGAGGCTACAAGCACAAACGTCACAGGATTGTTGAGAGGATCTCATTGTATGAGATTTTTGTGTTACAGCCTCTTTGGTTAAGTGTTCTCAAGTTATGTTATATGTATCCTCAAGAGGAAGCACTGGCTTATGTTTGAACTTGCCAGCACCTGAGTTCAGGCCCTCAAGTGTCTTATCTCTCCAGCAACAACTGAGGCAATGGCACTTTGTATTTTTGCGAGATAAATATTCAAGCCTGAGGAGTCTCAGGTTCTGGTAGGTAGGCTGTGACATTTGCTGTTAGgttttagttgttttgtttttaagttatGGAAGCTTAAATTTTACAGTGTGGCTTTCAGAGATCTTTGGTGTCTGCCTCAGTGCTCCCCTGGGTACCTTGCCCATCAGAGGCTGGAAATTCAGCAAAAGATGTAGCTTAAAATTATCCGTTTCTCTTAATGGCTGGGGACttacatttattttgtaattGGTTTCCTTATACTGCATTGTAACTTTTAaccataaaaaataatttattaggaTTACAATTTTTAAAATCAAGCTAAGAAGTGCTCAGAGCACTCCAGCAAACTTACCAGCTGTGTGAGGTAGGGCGGACACCGCATGTTGGTAAGACTGTATGGTGTTCTCACCCTCACTCTGCTTGGATTCAGTCGGTACTTGTGGTTTCTTTGTGCATTTAACCTGTGGTCTCAACTTTTTGGGTaacccttcctgccttcctgagtTAGTCCTGTCTTTAAGGCTTACCTGCAGGGATGCAGCTACAGGTAGTAGACACTACTGCAAGGGAACTCCTTTTTACTATTTATATGAATAGTGCTTAGCATGATGGAAATTAAAAAACTCTTCTAGAACCTATGGCTGATACTTTGCTGGCAATAAAAGTGACAAGATAAAAAGATACATTaatgtatttcagtattttattgGGTTAAGCTCAGTGTCCTGGCTCAGTAGCTTCCAGCCCATAATTCACGTAGGCTGGGCAAGGGATGAGTCCATGTTACATGTCATGAGCTGACTTGGGATAACTAAGAACATTAGTTTATGTTACAACTTGGTTGATCTGACTAGCTACCACCGAGAGTGCAGTTTGCTTCATTCTCCCTTTCTTACAGTGAGCTGGCTCACAAAGTTAAATCGAAAAATAaactacactttaaaaaaattgtgGATTTTGCTGATCTGCCTCCATGAACAGTCAGACCAGCAGTGCTATTACCAGTGCAAGGAGGGGACTGAGAATGTACGTAGGGGTGAAGGACGAGTGAAGCCTCCCTTTGATAGCAGCTGGTGGTTACATTGCCTCAAGCTTAAGATAGATTAAAAACTCAGCCAAAAGGACCAGAAAGCAAGAAGTGAAATCTACTGCTATGTTTTGTGACACACATGCATATTAGAGTTTTGTCATTTTGGTTATGGAAAGTATTTTTCTAAACTGGAACAAAAGTAATGTGTCAATCTTTCCTCTTTCAAACAGGAAGCAACAACTTTATATGGCTCATGCCTGACAACATGCACCACCAGTGGCTGCTGCTAGCTGCCTGCTTTTGGGTGATATTCATGTTCATGGTTGCTAGCAAGTTTATCACATTGACTTTTAAAGACCCAGATGGTAAGTTCAATATTTGATGTGAAATAGAAAATTGAATACACACAATATGCACAAACTGAGTATGTACAAATTCTGTGCAAAGTAGTTCTGATCATGTTACCACTTCTTCAGTAGGATTGAGAACAGAACAGCTAAATTTCTAGAAGTGACAGTGCTGATAGTCAGTTTCTGCTTTTCTTGGTAGAAGTCTGCAAAATTaacataacctttttttttttttaaaagaaaaaggttaaGAACAGAGTGGATCATGTTTTACAGTACTGTTTTGTGGGGTCCACTTTCTCAAATAGACTCAGTTTCAGTATCTTGATATATTAGAAGTCATATACAAAACAACAGAGCACAATTACCTGTTTAAGGACAACGGAGATTCACAAGGAATTAAAGATTTCATTTCACATGATACTAGCTTTTGTCCTCATGTGACTGCTTGTCCCGTGGCTGCAGTATTATGTAAAACTTGTGGAAAGTTCTATTTCGTTTGCAATGCACTTAGCCTAGCCACCTCTGCCCTGCTTTTTGCATTCAGTTTTATCCTCTGCTCTTTGACTGACAAACAGCTTATAGGCTTTTGCTTAGCTTAAGTAGCCCAGATGGTATTAAGCTGATGAGGAATTTAAGCCATTTGATGACACCACACAGCCTGTTACAGTTTTCtctctgcagaggagctgctgttacAAAGCCATCCTACACAGAGTTTAGGTTGAAGGTGATGACATGACTTACAGTCCCCAGAGATGTGTATTTCTGCATCTTCCAAAGATATGCAAAAAATGTGTTACTTTTGAAGCGCTGACATCACTAAGTGCCATTTGTTTCAAGGATTTGATAGTGGATAAATATATTAGGTATACCTTTATAAATAGCATACCTCTGTGTGGGGATCTATTCAGCAAGTCTTACAGATGGGAACTGTAGGCTAACTCAGCTTTCCTTGGTCCCAGCTGGTTTTGGGCCCTAGTACATCTACAGATAAGCTGATCTTATGTTAAGTAGTTTAATCTTTCAGTATTTCATTCTAGGCCAACTCCCAGCTCAGGTATTGTTTGAGTGGTTCTTTCTACCAGAATTTGTCAGGTGAATTAAAATGtagggttttaaaaaaaatatactagaCTACAACATTTGCGTTTACTTGCTTTTTAGTATCTTGGCTTTccaatttttctctctcttgttgTTTTCCTATGGTGAGTCCTCCCCTTTGAATAGTTCTCTGAGCAGAAGATTTTGCAATTTCTTAAGCTCCAGTCCTGCAAAGGCATGACTATGGTTAAGTGTATGTACGTGCTGGAGATACCAGTGTTTGTACTGGGACTAATGAAGGGAAATAATGCAAATGTACCAACAGAATTTTGGAGAAAGCCCCAACAGGATGGCCAATCCTGGAGGAACTCTTCTAGACTTAATAAAATATGGCTTGTCAGAAGTTTTCCTTATTTGGATGTGTGTACTTAGCAGCTAGAACAAAACCAGCAGATGCTCAATGAATCAGTGTTCTTTTGTTTAAGCCTTTTACTGATGTCTCAGGTGGTTGAGCAATAGGAGCTTCTTAATGAGAAGGAACAAGTTTCTGTCCATCATCTCTAGTAGTACCTGCAGGCTTGCTTTTAGCCAGTGATATTGAAAGATAGTTTAACTGCTCTTGCACTGAGTCAGCTTACTTTGATTTTACAGAAGGTTACTATGAGGTAAGTCTCTGCACAACAATATTTACTGTAGCTGATTGCTTGGATGCTTACATTGTTTTCAGTTTTAACTTGCTTCAGTTTTAAAGTGCCCTTTGCTAAAATCCAGTGTAGACAGAGTACTCTTTTAAGAAAAGGATATGTGAGTACATACATTTTCTGGACCATAAACCAATCAACCACTGGGAATGCAGATGAAGAAAGAATATTATGGAAGAAACTCTATGAAGGGAAAAGTAGTCCAATATGGATGAAAGTAAATTTTCAAGGAGAAATCATGttatttttgtgttgtggttAGGGGAAGCTGCATCAAATTATTTTTGATCTTTCCGCACCATGTAAAGAAAAGCTACAGCCTtgtgttatttttcagttttcctgtAGCATACCAATTGCAAAAGATGCAAAGGGTTCTTTCCTTACATACTTTAATTTGGTCCCAAACTATTAGCTGCCCTGCAAtccttaagaaagaaaaagagtatCAGCTGAGTGTTTTAACTTTGGGAGTCTTTCAGGAAGGCTGTCAGTCCAGCAATAAAGAAGCAATTTTGTATTTATTGCTGGTTAGAGGTGTTTACTTAGAGCACCAAATAAATAAAAGGTGGTCCTTAATTACACTTTTCTTCTGATAATATTGAAGAGTTTACCACAGAGGAAATCTGTCTGCTAATATGAGGGGAGTTTTATATTTGGACATGCTTTGGGAAGTTAATTGAAAACTAAAAATCTCCTGCTGTCAAGTCCGTGTAGCTATACTGAATTGTCTACCAATCATGATATTTGGATTTATGATTTCTATGTCTCTTTGcacagttttgtttaaaaaaaagaccaaaataaaAGATGATGGACATGTGTCTTTGATAAAGCTCAACTGAAATTGCAACTGAAATTCCCACCGAGTACATCCTTCAAAACACTCGTGGCTTGTCTCATGTCTTGTCTAGTTCCTCCCCGTTTGAAATAAATCCTACTGTTTTGTAAGCATAATACAGACAGTGATGTTCAGTTGCGTTAGTTGTAAAGCAAAAATAGTTGCCTTCCCCTCACCTTCTGTAATTCTCTTATCTCTCTTCCTCCTTTAGGCTATGGTGCCAAGCAAGAGCCATTGGTACTGACAGCTGTGACTAAAGTGGAGGAGGTACATGTGCCAGAGGAAAAACGTTGGCCTGAAGAATTCCAGGTGCATACTGTTGAGATAAGACTTACATGTATTAAAGAGTGGGAGAAAATAAGAGACTAAGTAAGAGCTTCCTGTTGTTAAAATAAATTGCTAGATGGAAATTATCTATTCAGACTGCTCTATTTAGATAGGGCCACAGAATTCATTTTAGCTTCACAAAGCTAGTTTGTTTCGGTGACCTGCTGTCTTGTTTCATCTGAATGGTACAACTTAATGTGTTCCCATTTTGAGGAGAAAATTGTTGCAGTATTGCTTTGTGAAGTCAGGACAGTCAGTTTTGCTAGCCTTTTTAATATAATGGCCCAGTTTTGATTACTTGTATTCTGCCTTGCCATAGCCATCAGGTTCATGGTTCTTGAGGGCAAGCCCATGTCTTATCTATTCTTTTAGTTCTCTGCCCAATCTCTCTGATTCTTTTTATCAgtctccatttctttttcatgttttgtgCTCTTTGTGCTTCTCATCTCACTATTTTTCCAAAGTAGAACATGAACACAGTAGTAGTCAATACCAGCTGATACTTTAGAAGCATCGTTCTGTGATTTCAGCAATAGAGCAGAACAAATGTGGTACCTGCTAATTTACAGGGAAACTCTGAAAATACCTAGTGCAAATGTAAATTTGAGACTAGTTGCACAGTGGGCTAAGGGCAATTTTTTTGGTTACATAAGTCACCTTAGGTATTTTTGTGATGTAGCATGGAAGTTTCTGTAGGTTTCTGTATAAACATGATGCTTCTTGTTTTCATAtgtaaaaaaacctgaaatttaAGTTATCATCAGAATACTTGGAAGAAACAGTTTATTCAGTGGAAGACCGGCAGATCTGTGTAGCTAGTTTTAATATCTTCCTTTACTTGTATGGAAGAGGATAATAAGTTTTCTGGATCTAAAACTATTCCCTTTTGACTTCCCGACAGCATGAAATGCAGAACAATACTGTTAATCCTGGTTGCATGCAAAAGGAATTGTCTTGACAGATAAGAAATCTGTCAGGCTGTTCAGATTACGCTCTGACCAGGGGATGTTGGAGGagagcaacaaaaagaaaaagcaggctgagatttttttttccttatggagGATTGGGACGAAAAGTAAAATCATTCTTTTTTCATGTGTAGCTTGAACATTATACCTGAAATCATAgggtcacagaatggtttgggttggaagggactatTGAAGATCATCAAGCTcaccccccctgccatgggcagaatCATCTTTCCCTAGActgggttgctcaaagccccatccaacttgtCTGTGAACACTTCCGgtgatgaggcatccacagcttctctgggcaacctgtttctgTGCCTCACCACCCGCATACTGAAGATTTTATTCCTCATATCTAATATAAACCCACCctcttttagttcaaaaccattaccccttgttctgtcgTTGCAGACCCTGTTAAAGTCTTTCTCTATCTGTCATATAAGCCTCCTGTAAgcattgaaaggctgcaataaggtctccctggagccttctcttcttcaggctgaacaactccaactctctcagcgtgtcctcacagcagagctgttccagccctctgatcatttttgtggcctcctctggcccctctccaacaggtccatgtctttcctgtgctgagggctgcagagctggacacagcactccaggtggtgtctcaccagagcagagcagaggggcagaatcacctccttcgacctgctggccacactccttttgatgcagcccaggatatgatcAGCTTTCTGGGCTGAGAGTGCACGCTGCTGGCACATATCCAATTTTGCATTCATctgtatccccaagtccttctctgcagtgctgatcTCAATCAGTACATCCCCTAGTCTGTATTGATATTGGGGATTGCCAATTAGTTGAAGGGGGAAGATTTGTCAGTAGAAATTTTAAATTTCTCATCACCTGGTGATCAGATaagctcctttttcctttctccccaCTAATTATGAGGCAGCAGTGGTGATGGGTTTTGTCATAGTTTCAGGGAAATGAGACATGTCGAACAGGTCATGCATTTTTGAGAAGAATCCTGCCTCCTTTTTTCATTTGCCACAGTAAGCACTGATACTCATTGTGTGAAATTTTGTCCACTTAATTTTGTTATAGCTTGAATAAATGGAGACACTGAGTGCCTGCAGGTGTTGCAAAAGAACACAGCTTTTATCCTAAATTCTTCTTTGCCAACCAGATGGACCAGCATCCCTCACACCCATATTCTCAGACATCAGAGCTTAATTTCTGTTGAGattcctgtcccagcccctcagAAGCTTTCTTACTTGCCATTGAAGCTTTGTGGGAGGTCCAGTATTTGGTCAAGGCATGTTGCATCCACACAGATAAGACCCTGATGCTCTGCACCAGGCTTAAATTGATGTATGGAAAAACTCTCACTACTACTACGTAATGACTTAAGAGTTGAACCAACCTGTACAGCAGCAGCCCAGGAAGGAAACTGTGTCCTACTCTTTTAGTTAATATATAGCAATGTTTTAATAGTGAATCTGAGAGTGATTAGGATGCACAGTTTTGGAATTTTTATACTTTAGAATTTGATCTGAAAACTAAATTCTtgcacttttgtttttttctttcccctctgcaTTTCGTAAAGCCAACTGGAAAAGCTTTTTCTGGAAATCTGATCCGCCAACCTCTAGTTCATATGGAAAGACTGGAGCTTCTCAGGAATGTCTGCAGAGACACTGCATTGAGAAATCTCTCTCACACTGCAGTTTCCAAATTCGTCTTGGACCGAATATTTGTGTGTGACAAGCACAAGATCCTGTTTTGTCAGACGCCAAAAGTGGGCAACACTCAGTGGAAAAAAGTCTTGATCGTTTTAAATGGTATCTACTCTGCTGTGGGTGCATGGGtttctttgaggaggaggaaagaacaGAATTGGTCCAAAAGGGACAACACAAAAATggattctttctgccttttttgtacATTGATACTTAATTTCAGCCTTTCATTCTTCACAGTTGCTTCTAGTCCTTTCAAAACgtctattttaaagaaaatgcacCTGTTCTTTCTGTGAAAATAAATCTTAATATTACTTGGCTTGAAAGATATTTTAGTCATGAAAGAGTACCTATATGCATGTGGTAGGTAGATTTTTTTACCTTTGAAGGGGTGGAACAAATTTGTAGAATTTTAAACAGGTAAATTACAAGGTATTACAATTCCCTAAGAAACAATAATGTAAAATTTCTGACTGGAGGCCACTGACTTATATCTAGGGTTGTTTAGCCATGAATAAAGCTAGTTAAAACTTGGCTGGTGCTGTTGGTCTGTACTGCTGAAATTTTGTGTATGTGCTATCAGTGACCCATCAAAGGAGTTATGAAGGTTTTGAGGTGCTCAAGGCAATAGCTTGGTCAACAAAGGTATGTTATAAAAGACTGTAAAAGAAGGAGAAGTAAAAGGAATAGTGTGTTTGAATAACAATCTGCAAGGTAAAGACTGCCTGTCTGTCCATAGCCTACCATCCTCTTCTAGTAGCCTTGTATGCCAAGAAAAATAACTCATGTTCTCAGTGTTTTCAGTGTACCGCTACCTGCACTATGTAAACTTGGCTTGATGGTATTTAACGTAACACACCTTTGTTTGACATGAGATGATCTTACCTGTCTGTGCACCAGGACTGTGAATTTGCTACATATAGTCAGGCCAGTTGAGGTCCTCCTGAGGTTTTGCAGGTGGTGTAGCTCACAAAGACATGGGCAAAACCTGGACATTGTAAACCCAGCTTTCTGTTACAAGCACCCTGCAAACAGCCAGCGCTGCACTTGTGCTTTTATGTTTACCTTGCGTGAGCTAGTTTGCACAGCCAGAAGAAAACAGTCACAAATTGGCAAAGGAATGTGTCTTTCAACAAAACTGTTGTATCAAGGAGTATGTCTTTAAAAACTTCAATATTAGTTGCAACTTTGATAGATGGATAGGAGCAGGAAAGATCTGCATACGTGTAGGTATGAGCATGTGTCTTAAATACCTATGAAAGCTGCACTCCAAGAAAGCACTAAATATGCAGCTATGTAAGTGCCTTAGAAGTGCTTGCTCTTATCAGAATTTAACAGAGAAAACATGCAAAGAATAGCTCAGGACAGGCAGGGATGTATTGGTTGTGTTGAGCAGAGGATAACTCATATCTTAACAGCAGGGAACGTTTTACCTTGAGCTTCCTAGTTCTGGCATATTGGGAAATGATAGAAAATTGTTGCCCTGTAAACATCGATCTCTTCTGCCCTGAGCTGCCAGTGTACTAGTATCTGCTGATGTAGACTACTGCTGCAGTTGACCAAACTTTCCCCTCTTCAGATAGTTTCAGCAGGCAGGACTGATACTTGAGGTGGAACACTTTACATCCAAATACCTAAGTGGTATTTGGAGGTTCAGGatggagaaatgcagctgtgggacTGTGAGGGAGCCAACTCTGCTACTGCTTGTACTGAACCTCTGCTCTGGATGAATGCAAGGTTTCAGTTTCTGAGGCAGTCTAATCTGACATCTGTTGTCCATGCGGAATTCACCTAGAGTACCaaaaaaattaattagaaaactGAGAAGCTGAGTGGTGTGGATTATTCACTGCAGTCCTGGAACAGAGAAGGCTGTAGACGCTTTCACCTTAAACTTGTTTTGTAGCACCCCGTTCTTGTTGCAGGTTGGTAGCTGTTGTGTGAAGGCTTACTCCTAAGGTCCAAGGGGTCCACATGAGATATTTCTTAAGGTCATCAAAAGAAATGGATGTTAAATGCATCAGAATTTAGTGACATTATTTTTCTTGTCAGCCTATGTGCTTGTAAAAATCAGTATCTGGAGGCTTTCTGTAGTTAATTCTAGTGCTTTTTAATCTGTGTGGTATTGTATGATTGGAATTTTTGTTTCATCACAGCAAAGTCATCAAAAAAACTTCATGGATCCTGACAGCAAAGTGCTTTTGTGTTGAAGCAGTTCCAAAAGCAGCCCACAGCATTTATTTTTTGGTGATGGTAGAAACTCAGCCAAAAAGCTGGTCCCTTCTTTGGAGTTAATCCTCAGTCTTCCTCCATTTGTATGTGtgggcagagggaaagagaatggggacactgaggtgaGGAGTTAAAGGCTTAGATGTAATTGCTGATGAAATTTGCATAATGTGCTTTTCTGAGAGTTTTGAATCCATTTGATTTTTGGACCTTGATGTCACATACCCTGAAGAATTGTAACAGTTTTCAGCTTTGCTGTCAGAATCTCTCATCATTTAACAGTTTTAAACATAGTAACTGTAAAtgctaaaaatacagaaaagagaaagataaaacaaaaagCTGTCAGCCGAAGGCACACATACTTGCTTGTGCTCACTTTTTTTCCTCTCGAAAGATTCACTTGCTctctctttttgatttttttctaggAGCGTTTTCCTCCATAGAAGAGATCCCAGAAAATATCGTACATGATCATGAGAAGAATGGCCTTCCACGCTTGTCTTCCTTCAGTGACTCTGAAATTAAAAAACGGTAAGAGATGCCTTCCCAGTGGTGTGGGAGGCGTTTGGAGTCAGTTGTGCTAGGGACTATCAAGAGTATAGTTGAAGTCTACAGCTGGAACTGACGGCAGTGGGGTTTCTACTCCAGCAAGTGTATTCTGGCACTGTTCTGCAATCCTCACAGATGTTGCTGTGACTACTTCCCTACTGGCTTCGATGGAGAACACTGGTGTAATTGCTGATAGAGTTAGGTGAGCCAACCAACTCCCTCTGGATATAGGGTTTCTGTAGTTCAGTGCAGACCTAGTTCTTACATAGCTGACCTTCAGAAGAGAAGCTTTATTTGGAAGGTACACCCTGATGCCTTGCCTACAGGAAAGAGAGCCATTGCAGGCAGATTTGGTTTTTGGGATTGAACTGGATAGGTTTAACACGTGAGTGCTTCCTAGCCTAAGAGTGTTGTCCTTTCAGCTGAACCACTTTATCCTCCTGTTTGGGTGCTTCTGGCTCTTCCTAGAGCAGAAAACATACTTCTCTGCAGTACAGTCCTCTAAATTCCTTTGGCTAGAAAATTTTCCTGTGTCTGCTCTCGTATCTGCTAGGGCCTATGCCATACATAATCCCTGTAAGGGGTGGCAACATGGATAGAAAAGGGCATAAGATGACAGCAGACACTTGTAAGCTTGTGCTTGTATGGTTTTTGTGTGTATTCAACCGTTGGGGAGAGTCAGCCCTTATACATGGGGTATCAGCTatgagcagagctcagcccaagGTTTGTTGCATTCAACAGTACAAATTAATCACAGCTGTGCCTGTGGAAATGGGGTCACTTGATTGTGTGCAAGAGAAAATACTGTCACCACATTCTTGAGACTGTGGATCCATTCTCCCTCACCGTGAACAGCCCTGCATAGAAAGTAGCTGTTCACATGGGGGATGAGCCGTAGCTGGGGTATTAGAAGTTGAATGCCGTTATGATTTGGGTTGTTGCAGTCTGCCCAGCATAGAAGTTGTGCTGGAGATGCACAACTCTTGTGCTCCAGCGCAGCTCTTACTAGGAATATGTCAGGAGAAGCTGAAGACTGATGCAAGTGCCTGTTGAGGCCGGAAAGAGTCCATCCCCTTATTTCAGCGAGGACTGGGCTATAAATCTTTCTCAGCTGTTTACTGAAATAAACTTGGGTTTCAGTTTATTCCTCCTGTAGATAATCTCTGACTACAGAATATTATGGTTCAGTGGTATCACAAAAAATTGTGAAATTTGTTGAAAACTGTGGTCTCGTAAAAATAATGTTCTCGACCATTATTGAAAGAATGACAAAACATCAAATGAAGtacaagaattatttttttctttaagcagtgATTTATTTTAACTGCTTGGCAATGAAAAACACAGCCCTCTGTATGCATTTAGCTGCACCAAGCTACTTTTTCCATGCTTTTGTGTATTTTGCTTCTTGAGCTTGATCACATGGCATTAAAAATATCTTTGACTTGGAGCTTTCAGCACCTTTTGTCTCCTGTTTATATGGATCGAGATAAACTGAGCTCCTCCAGTTGAAAAATAGGATGAACTATTTCCACTTTGTACTGTATACAAAGCTGTTAGTAAAAAGACAGAAATTGTTTCTAGTCCTATCGATTATAATATACACAGACTAAACAAGTTATGTGAGATTCATGTTGCTGTGTCTGTAGTTGGAGTTCATGTACATTTTGTAAGTCTTTGCTAAACGCACTTTAAACACTTTGCTTAGcactttaataatttattttcctttttttttcttcctctgtttagaCTGAATTTATACTTCAAGTTTTTTATTGTTAGAGATCCATTTGAAAGACTCATTTCTGCATTTAAAGACAAGTTTGTGCACAATCCCCGTTTTGAACCGTGGTACCGGCATGAAATTGCTCCTGGCATCATTCGTAAATACAGAAAGAACCGCACAGAGACCAAAGGGCTGCAGTTTGAGGATTTTGTGC
Proteins encoded in this region:
- the CHST10 gene encoding carbohydrate sulfotransferase 10 — translated: MPDNMHHQWLLLAACFWVIFMFMVASKFITLTFKDPDGYGAKQEPLVLTAVTKVEEVHVPEEKRWPEEFQPTGKAFSGNLIRQPLVHMERLELLRNVCRDTALRNLSHTAVSKFVLDRIFVCDKHKILFCQTPKVGNTQWKKVLIVLNGAFSSIEEIPENIVHDHEKNGLPRLSSFSDSEIKKRLNLYFKFFIVRDPFERLISAFKDKFVHNPRFEPWYRHEIAPGIIRKYRKNRTETKGLQFEDFVRYLGDPNHRWLDVQFGDHIIHWVTYVELCAPCEITYSVIGHHETLEDDAPYILKAAGIDHLVSYPTIPPGITVYNRTKVERYFSGISKRDIRRLYARFEGDFKLFGYREPDFLLN